A single genomic interval of Feifania hominis harbors:
- a CDS encoding TetR/AcrR family transcriptional regulator — protein sequence MTQSERQQRSRREIYEAALAEFGAHDYAEVSMESICGTHGISKGMMYHYYTGKDELFLLCVERLFIELRDYLQQHFTGDPADGVREFVQAFFDCRERFFAEHAGRRTLFENAVIRPPKHLQEPISQLRAPIREYNHAFLERLFPHLTLRENVSREDAARYFECVESLYWPLLQRFGPQARSTDSAAKKVLDIMLFGIARQDHQEFL from the coding sequence ATGACACAGAGCGAGCGCCAACAGCGAAGCAGGCGGGAAATCTATGAGGCTGCCCTTGCGGAATTCGGCGCACACGACTACGCCGAGGTGAGCATGGAGAGCATCTGCGGCACGCACGGCATCTCAAAGGGCATGATGTACCACTATTACACGGGCAAGGACGAGCTCTTTCTGCTCTGCGTCGAGCGGCTGTTCATCGAGCTTCGCGACTATCTTCAGCAGCACTTCACCGGCGACCCTGCGGACGGCGTGCGTGAATTTGTACAGGCGTTTTTCGACTGCCGCGAGCGCTTTTTCGCGGAGCATGCCGGCCGGCGCACCCTCTTTGAAAACGCGGTCATCCGACCGCCGAAGCATCTGCAGGAACCCATCTCGCAGCTTCGCGCCCCCATTCGGGAGTACAACCACGCCTTTCTCGAGCGGCTCTTTCCCCACCTCACGCTCCGCGAGAATGTCAGCCGCGAGGACGCCGCGCGCTACTTTGAGTGCGTCGAGAGTCTCTACTGGCCGCTGCTGCAGCGCTTTGGTCCGCAGGCGCGCTCGACGGACAGCGCCGCAAAAAAAGTGCTCGACATCATGCTCTTCGGCATCGCCCGGCAGGACCACCAGGAGTTTTTGTAA
- a CDS encoding cation:proton antiporter: MWITDLFKLFAAIAAAYLVGKLVAKIKLPAILGWLLVGMVFGPHALGILGDSLMDAAWYVTAQNLLECVVGLLIGTELIWSKMKRAGRQIIVTTITESLGTFVVVTAVFGVIFWFADVPLYLAAMFGAIALATAPAPSLSIVSEMKTSGPVTGTLIPMAALDDLVAALVFFTVIAGVSSAISDGGIPFVLVLFLVFLPVLIGMATGFLAGLLLRRVKSPGASLAVMAGMLLLSAGIGFYLNHAVLPSPVINFLLIGMAYSAVFANMIEAGQLESIMRVMNPIIGFSLIVMILNLGAPLDYHLIFGAGAYTAVYIVARAVGKYSGAYFGAAVTHAPESVKKYLGFTLLPHSGVSLVFTGVAVSVLAGPAPECAQIIQGTIAAAAVINEIIAVFMARKGFEWAGELGKSAPAAHRA, encoded by the coding sequence ATGTGGATCACCGATTTGTTCAAGTTGTTCGCGGCCATTGCCGCCGCCTATCTGGTTGGAAAACTGGTCGCCAAAATCAAACTGCCCGCCATTTTGGGCTGGCTGCTCGTGGGAATGGTCTTCGGCCCCCACGCGCTCGGCATTCTGGGCGACTCTCTCATGGACGCGGCCTGGTATGTCACCGCGCAGAATCTGCTCGAGTGCGTCGTCGGTCTGCTCATCGGCACCGAGCTGATCTGGAGCAAGATGAAGCGCGCGGGCCGGCAGATCATCGTCACCACCATCACGGAATCGCTGGGGACCTTTGTCGTCGTCACCGCCGTCTTCGGCGTCATCTTCTGGTTTGCCGATGTGCCGCTGTATCTGGCCGCCATGTTCGGCGCGATCGCGCTCGCCACCGCGCCCGCGCCGTCTCTGTCCATCGTCAGTGAGATGAAGACCTCCGGCCCTGTCACCGGCACACTGATTCCCATGGCCGCACTTGACGACCTGGTGGCGGCGCTCGTCTTTTTCACAGTGATCGCGGGTGTCTCATCGGCCATCTCAGACGGCGGAATCCCCTTTGTGCTGGTGCTGTTTCTGGTCTTTCTGCCCGTGCTGATCGGTATGGCAACGGGCTTTCTGGCGGGGCTTCTTCTGCGCCGGGTCAAGTCGCCGGGTGCGTCTCTGGCCGTCATGGCGGGCATGCTGCTGCTCTCGGCGGGCATCGGGTTCTATTTGAACCACGCGGTTCTGCCGTCGCCTGTCATCAACTTTCTGCTCATCGGCATGGCCTACTCGGCGGTCTTTGCCAACATGATTGAGGCCGGGCAGCTCGAGTCCATCATGAGAGTGATGAACCCCATCATCGGCTTTTCGCTCATTGTGATGATTCTGAATCTGGGCGCGCCGCTCGACTACCACCTCATCTTTGGAGCAGGCGCCTACACGGCGGTCTACATCGTCGCGCGGGCCGTGGGCAAATACAGCGGCGCCTACTTTGGCGCGGCGGTCACCCACGCGCCCGAGAGCGTCAAAAAATACCTGGGCTTTACGCTGCTGCCCCACTCGGGTGTGTCGCTGGTGTTCACCGGCGTCGCGGTCTCGGTCCTCGCGGGGCCTGCGCCCGAGTGCGCGCAGATCATACAGGGCACCATTGCGGCGGCGGCTGTCATCAACGAGATCATCGCCGTGTTTATGGCGAGAAAGGGCTTTGAATGGGCCGGCGAGCTGGGCAAAAGCGCGCCGGCGGCCCATCGGGCATGA
- a CDS encoding sodium ion-translocating decarboxylase subunit beta — protein MKNTWTKYQRLALDASCIGFASRGADSYPYFCTPVGARILGWAGVDGIHFCFVRGFGETVFAVSPMAEPGDYVHPVAATFADFLRLLLACGDTAALEQARLWDEARFDAFLRENPPSSEARAVLGAIADGLGLSPMPQPFVYLRTLQAGFDPGRIRYSEDCELLGPEPAAPEPPWRVSFEGSFWGHKKGARAGREIPLGIHFNWCGRHWLVPAVYACGAGLVVDLCAEVPREHIRAFVDRWNLRADSAAEDFSDEEQMTLDAENPLNVCAELQLSLNGRTLSASHGCSLAWNPLPLGVDQTEARYVIDHYGLDSASGWVISRTCFPWAAKRRPPMRSLRLTLRQGPVSRPGPHFHAAPGDKVVFIRPATGERHTLTVHECENQVMDARYFGGKDREYPTHFTTVTYTLSPELPDGVLRIEDCARSDHPRRRAENCSRAENCSRAAGEPEAVEDVCAVAIIGGADGPTAILLPDGGSERLHAACSALHFSPVGDVEWRMVFSEKSGGDITVTLWET, from the coding sequence ATGAAAAACACCTGGACAAAATACCAGCGCCTTGCGCTCGACGCCTCGTGCATCGGGTTTGCATCGAGGGGCGCGGATTCGTATCCCTATTTCTGCACACCCGTCGGGGCGCGCATTCTCGGCTGGGCCGGAGTGGACGGCATCCACTTCTGCTTCGTGCGCGGCTTCGGCGAGACGGTCTTTGCCGTCAGCCCCATGGCGGAGCCGGGCGACTATGTACACCCGGTGGCGGCCACATTTGCCGATTTTCTCCGGCTGCTTCTCGCCTGCGGCGACACCGCGGCGCTCGAGCAGGCCCGGCTCTGGGACGAGGCGCGCTTCGACGCCTTTCTGCGAGAAAATCCACCCTCGTCCGAGGCGCGCGCCGTGCTCGGCGCCATTGCGGACGGTCTCGGCCTTTCGCCCATGCCGCAGCCATTTGTCTATCTGCGCACGCTACAGGCCGGCTTTGATCCCGGCCGCATTCGATACAGCGAGGACTGTGAGCTGCTGGGGCCGGAACCCGCCGCACCGGAACCGCCGTGGCGGGTGAGCTTTGAGGGCAGCTTCTGGGGCCACAAGAAGGGCGCGCGGGCCGGGCGGGAAATTCCCCTCGGCATCCATTTCAACTGGTGCGGCCGACACTGGCTGGTCCCGGCGGTCTACGCCTGCGGCGCGGGCCTTGTGGTCGATCTCTGTGCCGAGGTGCCGCGGGAGCACATTCGCGCCTTTGTCGACAGGTGGAATCTGCGCGCCGACAGCGCGGCAGAGGACTTCTCCGACGAAGAGCAGATGACGCTCGACGCGGAAAATCCCCTGAATGTCTGCGCCGAGCTGCAGCTCAGTCTCAACGGCCGCACACTGTCTGCGTCGCACGGTTGCTCTCTCGCCTGGAATCCCCTGCCGCTCGGGGTCGATCAGACCGAGGCGCGGTATGTCATCGACCACTACGGCCTCGATTCCGCCAGCGGATGGGTGATTTCGCGCACCTGCTTTCCGTGGGCAGCAAAGCGCCGGCCGCCGATGCGGTCGCTTCGCCTTACCCTCAGGCAGGGCCCGGTCAGCCGGCCCGGGCCGCACTTTCACGCCGCGCCCGGCGACAAAGTTGTGTTCATTCGTCCGGCCACCGGCGAGCGCCACACGCTCACCGTGCACGAGTGCGAAAACCAGGTCATGGACGCACGGTACTTTGGCGGGAAAGACCGGGAGTATCCGACCCACTTCACCACCGTGACCTACACCCTCTCCCCCGAGCTGCCGGACGGCGTGCTGCGCATCGAGGATTGCGCGCGCAGCGATCACCCGCGGCGGCGCGCAGAAAATTGCTCCCGCGCAGAAAATTGCTCCCGCGCAGCGGGCGAGCCGGAGGCGGTCGAAGATGTCTGCGCGGTTGCCATCATCGGCGGGGCAGACGGCCCCACTGCCATTCTTCTTCCCGACGGCGGAAGCGAACGGCTTCACGCCGCCTGTTCCGCGCTGCACTTTTCGCCTGTCGGCGACGTCGAGTGGCGCATGGTCTTCTCTGAGAAATCCGGCGGAGACATCACGGTGACGCTTTGGGAAACGTAA
- a CDS encoding glycerol-3-phosphate acyltransferase, which yields MRVALYVLLGFFSGSVMYSRLLPLHLCGIDIVAASDDGNPGTANVFKHAGVGLGVCCLLLDMGKGFLPVYLARRALAIDALPFAAVIAAPVAGHAFSPFLKGEGGKAIAASFGALLALLPHSYAVFVLAVYYLFFSLVVIIRPNHRRSIVTYGLFCATMLCMGASPGVSLGCMLISLIVIDRHLHARLAARRAAAQTD from the coding sequence ATGAGAGTGGCGCTCTATGTTCTGCTCGGCTTTTTCTCGGGCAGCGTGATGTACAGCCGTCTTCTGCCGCTGCACCTGTGCGGCATTGACATTGTCGCCGCGAGCGACGACGGCAATCCTGGTACGGCCAATGTCTTCAAGCACGCGGGCGTGGGGCTCGGCGTGTGCTGTCTTCTGCTCGATATGGGCAAGGGCTTTCTGCCGGTCTATCTCGCGCGCCGGGCGCTTGCCATCGACGCGCTGCCCTTTGCGGCCGTCATCGCGGCTCCGGTGGCAGGCCATGCTTTCTCCCCCTTTCTGAAAGGCGAGGGCGGCAAGGCCATCGCCGCCTCGTTCGGGGCGCTGCTCGCGCTGCTGCCGCACAGCTACGCCGTCTTTGTGCTGGCGGTCTACTACCTGTTTTTCTCACTGGTAGTCATCATCCGTCCCAACCACCGGCGCAGCATCGTCACATACGGCCTCTTCTGCGCAACCATGCTCTGTATGGGCGCAAGCCCGGGCGTCAGTCTCGGGTGCATGCTTATTTCTCTGATTGTCATTGACCGCCACCTTCACGCGCGCCTTGCGGCTCGACGGGCCGCCGCGCAGACAGACTGA
- a CDS encoding MGDG synthase family glycosyltransferase, which produces MKVLILSCSTGQGHNSAGQAVYECLQQRGVCCEMRDALGFSSGRVSKNVCGAYVGITTHVPGLFSLLYSAGGLISTSRIKSVVYYANTLYAPKIGDYIRENGFDTVVVSHLFPAEALTYLRRKGSLSARCYAIATDYTCIPFWEETELDRYFIPHADLTEEFARKGIPADRLTATGIPVSQRFAQRLPADEARRLLKLPQQGRLYLVMTGSMGYGNAGELTERLLRRVGADDSIVIFGGNNETMKRELRTRYEGERRVRVLDFTRDVPLYMDACDLVFTKPGGLTSTEAAVKRAALAHTAPIPGCETKNAAFFKDRGLSLCDQNLDALVDQAVALANDPTARRSMAEAQAAHSNPHAAQDICACIEREVCGEVEQ; this is translated from the coding sequence ATGAAAGTACTGATACTCTCCTGCAGCACCGGTCAGGGTCACAACTCGGCCGGACAGGCTGTCTACGAGTGCCTGCAACAACGCGGCGTTTGCTGTGAGATGCGCGACGCGCTCGGCTTCTCGAGCGGGCGGGTCTCCAAAAATGTCTGCGGCGCCTATGTGGGCATCACCACCCATGTGCCGGGGCTGTTCTCGCTTCTCTACTCCGCCGGCGGGCTCATCAGCACCTCGCGCATCAAATCGGTGGTCTACTACGCCAATACTCTCTACGCGCCCAAGATCGGCGACTACATCCGCGAAAACGGCTTTGACACCGTGGTGGTCAGCCATCTCTTTCCGGCTGAGGCGCTGACCTATCTGCGCCGCAAGGGCAGTCTGTCGGCGCGCTGCTACGCCATTGCGACCGACTACACCTGCATTCCGTTCTGGGAGGAGACCGAGCTTGACCGCTACTTCATTCCCCACGCGGATCTCACGGAGGAATTTGCGCGCAAGGGCATTCCCGCCGACCGGCTCACTGCGACCGGCATTCCCGTGTCGCAGCGCTTTGCACAGCGACTTCCGGCAGACGAGGCGCGCCGGCTTCTCAAGCTGCCGCAGCAGGGGCGGCTCTATCTCGTCATGACCGGCAGCATGGGCTATGGAAATGCCGGAGAGCTGACCGAACGGCTGCTGCGCCGCGTGGGTGCGGACGACTCCATCGTGATCTTCGGCGGCAACAATGAGACTATGAAGCGCGAGCTGCGTACGCGCTATGAGGGCGAGCGGCGGGTTCGCGTGCTCGACTTCACCAGAGACGTCCCCCTCTATATGGACGCCTGCGACCTGGTCTTCACAAAACCCGGCGGGCTCACGAGCACCGAGGCCGCTGTCAAGCGGGCGGCGCTGGCCCACACGGCGCCCATACCGGGCTGTGAGACCAAAAACGCCGCGTTTTTCAAGGACCGGGGGCTCTCACTGTGCGACCAGAACCTCGACGCACTCGTCGACCAGGCAGTGGCACTCGCAAACGACCCCACTGCGCGGCGGAGTATGGCCGAAGCCCAGGCCGCACACAGTAACCCACACGCGGCGCAGGACATCTGCGCGTGCATCGAGCGCGAGGTGTGCGGGGAGGTCGAACAATGA
- a CDS encoding response regulator transcription factor — translation MRILLVEDDRMILSALAYSLRQEGFELIECTTAAEGLRAARTGQYDLALLDVMLPDGSGHDVCRAVKARGDLPVLFLTARDEEVSVVMGLDIGADDYITKPFRLQELLSRIRSVLRRYQRGGALAPVALGGGVTVNLAKAQVYRDGQEIILTALEYRLLLCFVNNRGRVLSRDQILSQIWDAAGDFVNDNTLTVYIKRLRDKLEENPAEPRLIETVRGLGYRLGGNYGS, via the coding sequence ATGCGGATTTTACTCGTGGAGGACGATCGGATGATTCTGTCGGCGCTTGCCTACTCCCTGCGGCAGGAGGGCTTTGAGCTGATCGAGTGCACCACCGCCGCCGAGGGTCTGCGCGCGGCGCGCACCGGGCAGTACGATCTGGCGCTGCTCGACGTGATGCTGCCCGACGGCTCGGGGCACGACGTCTGCCGCGCGGTCAAGGCGCGCGGGGATCTGCCGGTTCTCTTTTTGACGGCGCGCGACGAGGAGGTCAGCGTCGTGATGGGGCTCGACATCGGCGCGGACGACTACATCACAAAGCCCTTTCGCCTGCAGGAGCTGCTCTCGCGCATCCGCTCGGTGCTGCGGCGCTACCAGCGCGGCGGTGCGCTCGCGCCGGTTGCGCTCGGCGGCGGGGTGACGGTCAATCTCGCCAAGGCCCAGGTCTACCGCGACGGGCAGGAGATCATTCTCACCGCGCTCGAGTACCGGCTTCTGCTCTGCTTTGTCAACAACCGCGGGCGCGTACTCAGCCGCGACCAGATCTTGAGCCAGATCTGGGACGCGGCGGGCGACTTTGTCAACGACAACACGCTGACCGTCTACATCAAGCGCCTGCGCGACAAGCTCGAGGAAAATCCCGCCGAGCCCCGGCTCATTGAGACCGTGCGCGGGCTCGGCTACCGCCTGGGAGGGAATTATGGTTCGTAA
- a CDS encoding sensor histidine kinase produces MVRNRELLFYVLAAAAVAALFTALGSLQSAACALTVLGALLATGVCTAVLLAVRYRRIAALSVYLKQVADGREPIDIRDSREGELSILKSEIYKVTGMLSEQASRLEREKRSQADALADISHQLKTPVTSMMVMTDLLSQGTLDDDKRAEFTRDMRAQLERLRWLITALLKLSRLDAGVVEFERRNVRCGKLIAAAVAPLAIAMELREQTLCVAGEDVVVCADREWTTEALMNLVKNCVEHTQNGGRIEIACEQNPLFVSITVRDNGEGIAREDLPHLFRRFYRGKNAGADSVGIGLAMAEQILRGQDASLSVKSEVGRGTEFSIKFHRSGM; encoded by the coding sequence ATGGTTCGTAATCGGGAGCTGCTCTTCTATGTGCTCGCTGCGGCGGCGGTGGCGGCGCTCTTCACCGCGCTCGGCTCTTTGCAGTCGGCCGCCTGCGCTCTCACGGTGCTCGGCGCGCTGCTCGCGACAGGGGTGTGCACGGCGGTTCTGCTCGCGGTGCGCTACCGGCGCATCGCGGCGCTCTCCGTCTATCTCAAGCAGGTCGCCGACGGCCGCGAGCCGATCGACATCCGCGACAGCCGCGAGGGGGAGCTGAGCATTCTCAAAAGCGAGATCTACAAGGTCACCGGCATGCTCTCGGAGCAGGCGAGCCGCCTTGAGAGGGAGAAGCGCTCCCAGGCCGACGCCCTGGCGGACATCTCCCACCAGCTCAAGACGCCGGTCACCTCCATGATGGTGATGACCGATCTGCTCTCGCAGGGGACGCTCGACGACGACAAGCGCGCCGAGTTCACGCGCGATATGCGCGCCCAGCTCGAGCGGCTGCGCTGGCTGATCACGGCGCTTTTGAAGCTCTCGCGGCTCGACGCGGGCGTGGTGGAATTTGAGCGCCGAAACGTGCGTTGCGGCAAGCTGATCGCGGCGGCGGTCGCGCCGCTGGCCATCGCCATGGAGCTGCGCGAGCAGACGCTCTGCGTTGCCGGGGAGGACGTTGTGGTCTGCGCCGACCGCGAGTGGACGACCGAGGCGCTGATGAACCTTGTGAAAAACTGTGTCGAGCACACCCAAAACGGCGGGCGCATCGAGATCGCCTGCGAGCAGAACCCGCTGTTTGTCTCGATCACAGTGCGCGACAACGGCGAGGGCATCGCCCGGGAGGATCTGCCCCATCTCTTCCGGCGCTTCTACCGCGGCAAAAACGCCGGCGCCGACAGTGTGGGCATCGGCCTTGCCATGGCCGAGCAGATTCTGCGCGGGCAGGACGCGAGCCTCTCGGTCAAAAGCGAGGTGGGCCGCGGCACGGAGTTCTCAATCAAATTTCACCGCAGTGGAATGTGA
- a CDS encoding ABC transporter ATP-binding protein — MEILRVSNLTKCYGSGETEVRALDDVSFSVQKGEFVAITGPSGSGKSTLLHILGGVDRPTSGSVNLAGTDVYSLSETPLAIFRRRQIGLIYQFYNLIPVLNVEENITLPLLLDGRKVDQNQLLELLATLNLQDRKRHLPNQLSGGQQQRVSIGRALINNPALVLADEPTGNLDSKNSAEIVELLKYSNRKYNQTLILITHDENIALQADRILTIEDGRITRDEVIRQ, encoded by the coding sequence ATGGAAATTTTGCGGGTGTCCAATCTGACCAAGTGCTACGGCTCGGGTGAGACCGAAGTGCGCGCGCTCGACGATGTGAGCTTCTCGGTCCAAAAGGGAGAGTTTGTGGCCATCACCGGCCCCTCGGGTTCGGGCAAGTCGACGCTTCTTCACATTCTGGGCGGGGTGGACCGCCCCACCTCCGGCAGCGTGAATCTGGCGGGAACCGATGTGTACTCGCTCAGTGAGACGCCGCTTGCGATCTTCCGCCGGCGGCAGATCGGCCTGATCTACCAGTTTTACAACCTCATCCCGGTGCTGAATGTGGAGGAGAACATCACCCTGCCGCTTCTGCTCGACGGGCGAAAGGTCGATCAAAACCAGCTTCTGGAGCTGCTCGCGACGCTCAATTTGCAGGATCGCAAGCGCCATCTGCCCAATCAGCTCTCGGGCGGCCAGCAGCAGCGCGTGTCCATCGGCCGGGCGCTGATCAACAACCCGGCGCTGGTGCTCGCCGACGAGCCGACCGGCAACCTCGACTCGAAGAACAGCGCCGAGATCGTCGAGCTGCTCAAGTACAGCAACCGCAAGTACAACCAGACGCTCATTCTCATCACCCACGATGAGAACATCGCCCTGCAGGCCGACCGCATCCTCACCATCGAGGACGGGCGAATCACCCGCGACGAGGTGATCCGCCAATGA
- a CDS encoding FtsX-like permease family protein — MNVISRLTRRHMGKNRRRTLVTIVGVIISVAMITAVAVIGFSVLDLMQRVEVETGGEWHVRYNDLTAEQAAAVGAHENTKSLALERVLGYAEFPESADEKKPYFFLQAYNTARFENFPVKLVEGRFPQAPGEAVVSVQARRVGDDPVRIGEQLTLSWGERRGVLSSGEERALNQTWYLGEAQSEYLVPEHSGTFTIVGTIERPSGEQYYSPGYSLLCYLDAAALAPDERVDARVALNHISTALYDEAETIAENIGMESLNGGREYDLDFNNGLLKFYGVTRNDSIRTTMFLLVGSLMLIIFVGSVSLIYNAFSISIAERSRDLGMLATVGATRAQKRWSVFYESILVGLISIPIGILCGTVGIGITFRFVGPMLRDLMATGDATLRLVVPPAAVLLSAAVAAATLLVSAWVPARRASKIAPIDAIRQSDAIKLSRRTVKTSRLTRALFGFEGEIAMKNIKRQRGRYRVTIFSLCISIVLFLSVSSFTQMLRSSYEMTGEDLGYDVRVWSYHADTDTVDGIYDRIQQMSQVEAYTRISELDGHAELDRAQMSDDMAARLDPTAADDETFQATYSVNLTALDDSSWSAYLEACGFRESDFAAEGLQAVLVNRFRYRENSGYQYAQLTTMRPGDELTVIDDDLPQGELTVRIAQLANEPPDGMSDLNLWGNLIVVVPERALCDLLGEDAWYQSRWGVSLFLKTNDDEGLLEEIDALTKGYSSVGINVFSVEDALRSERNLNTVITVFTTGFLVLITLICVANIFNTISTSVALRRREFAMLRSVGMTPGSFNRMIFFESFFYGAKALLYGLPISFACLYWFYLVFTRNFGIPFSVPWGEVGFAVAAVFVLVFATMFYAMRKLKRVNIVDALKEETL; from the coding sequence ATGAATGTCATCTCAAGACTCACGCGCCGCCACATGGGCAAAAACCGCCGCCGCACGCTTGTCACCATCGTCGGCGTCATCATCTCGGTGGCGATGATCACGGCGGTGGCGGTCATCGGCTTCTCCGTGCTCGATCTGATGCAGCGCGTCGAAGTCGAGACAGGCGGGGAGTGGCATGTGCGCTACAACGATCTCACGGCGGAACAGGCCGCGGCGGTCGGCGCGCACGAAAACACAAAATCCCTGGCACTTGAGCGGGTGCTCGGCTACGCCGAATTCCCGGAGAGCGCCGATGAGAAAAAGCCCTACTTCTTTTTGCAGGCCTACAACACCGCCCGCTTTGAAAACTTCCCCGTCAAGCTTGTCGAGGGGCGCTTTCCCCAGGCGCCGGGCGAGGCTGTCGTATCGGTGCAGGCGCGCCGCGTTGGAGACGACCCGGTGCGCATCGGCGAGCAGCTCACGCTCAGCTGGGGCGAGCGCAGAGGCGTTCTGTCCAGCGGCGAGGAGCGCGCGCTCAACCAGACATGGTATCTCGGCGAGGCCCAAAGTGAGTATCTGGTGCCCGAGCACAGCGGTACCTTTACCATTGTCGGCACCATCGAACGCCCGAGCGGCGAGCAGTACTATTCGCCGGGCTACAGCCTGCTTTGCTACCTCGATGCGGCCGCTCTCGCGCCGGATGAGAGGGTGGACGCCAGAGTTGCGCTCAACCACATCTCGACCGCCCTCTACGACGAGGCGGAGACCATCGCCGAGAACATCGGCATGGAGAGCTTGAATGGAGGAAGAGAGTACGATCTCGACTTCAACAACGGGCTGCTCAAGTTCTACGGCGTTACCCGCAACGACTCGATTCGCACCACCATGTTTCTGCTGGTGGGGAGCCTGATGCTCATTATCTTCGTTGGGTCGGTCTCGCTGATCTACAACGCTTTCTCCATCTCGATCGCCGAGCGAAGCCGCGACCTCGGCATGCTCGCGACAGTGGGGGCCACACGCGCCCAAAAGCGGTGGTCGGTCTTCTATGAGAGCATCCTGGTGGGGCTTATCAGCATTCCCATCGGCATTTTGTGCGGCACGGTGGGAATCGGCATCACATTCCGGTTTGTCGGCCCCATGCTCAGAGACCTCATGGCGACCGGCGACGCCACGCTGCGGCTGGTGGTCCCGCCGGCGGCCGTGCTGCTCTCGGCGGCTGTCGCCGCGGCGACGCTTCTGGTGTCGGCGTGGGTGCCCGCGCGCCGCGCGTCGAAGATTGCGCCCATTGACGCCATCCGCCAGAGCGACGCAATCAAGCTCAGCCGCCGCACGGTGAAGACCTCCCGCCTGACAAGGGCTCTGTTTGGCTTCGAGGGCGAGATCGCCATGAAGAACATCAAGCGCCAGCGCGGGCGCTACCGCGTGACGATCTTTTCGCTGTGCATCAGCATTGTGCTGTTTTTGTCGGTGAGCTCGTTTACCCAGATGCTGCGCTCCTCCTACGAGATGACCGGCGAGGATCTCGGCTACGATGTTCGGGTGTGGAGCTACCACGCGGATACGGACACCGTGGACGGAATCTACGACAGAATCCAGCAGATGTCCCAGGTGGAAGCCTACACCCGGATCTCGGAGCTCGACGGTCATGCCGAACTCGACAGAGCCCAGATGAGCGACGACATGGCAGCGCGGCTCGACCCGACGGCGGCCGACGACGAGACCTTCCAGGCGACTTACAGCGTCAACCTGACGGCGCTCGACGACAGCAGCTGGAGCGCCTATCTTGAAGCCTGCGGCTTTCGGGAGTCCGACTTTGCCGCAGAGGGCCTGCAGGCGGTGCTCGTCAACCGCTTCCGCTACCGGGAGAATTCCGGCTATCAGTATGCGCAGTTGACCACGATGCGCCCGGGCGACGAGCTGACGGTGATCGACGACGATCTGCCGCAGGGCGAGCTCACCGTGCGGATTGCGCAGCTGGCCAACGAGCCGCCGGACGGGATGTCCGATCTCAATCTCTGGGGGAACCTGATCGTCGTGGTGCCGGAGAGGGCGCTGTGCGACCTCCTCGGGGAGGACGCGTGGTACCAGAGCCGGTGGGGCGTGTCGCTCTTTCTCAAGACGAACGACGACGAGGGGCTTCTCGAGGAGATTGACGCGCTGACGAAAGGCTACTCCAGCGTCGGCATCAACGTCTTCTCCGTCGAGGACGCGCTGCGCAGCGAACGCAATCTCAACACGGTCATCACGGTGTTCACCACGGGCTTTCTGGTGCTCATCACGCTCATCTGCGTGGCCAACATCTTCAACACCATCTCGACGAGCGTGGCGCTTCGCCGGCGCGAGTTTGCGATGCTGCGCTCGGTGGGTATGACCCCCGGCAGCTTCAACCGCATGATCTTCTTTGAGAGCTTCTTCTACGGCGCAAAGGCGCTGCTCTATGGGCTGCCCATCAGCTTTGCGTGCCTGTACTGGTTCTACCTGGTCTTCACGCGAAACTTCGGCATTCCTTTCAGCGTCCCGTGGGGCGAGGTGGGCTTTGCGGTGGCCGCGGTGTTTGTGCTGGTCTTCGCGACCATGTTCTACGCCATGCGAAAGCTCAAGCGGGTCAACATCGTCGACGCCCTCAAGGAGGAAACCCTGTAA